The Halomicronema hongdechloris C2206 genome includes a window with the following:
- a CDS encoding DUF433 domain-containing protein — MENDLQKYIEAIDGVRSGKPCIAGTRMTVADIATMYLRMGQSLEEIAGKYRLSLAAVYAAMAFYFENRQEIDQRTAEAEAFAEAERQKQPSLLDQKLRAAREHA, encoded by the coding sequence ATGGAAAATGACTTACAAAAGTACATCGAGGCTATAGACGGCGTTCGCAGCGGTAAGCCTTGCATTGCAGGAACCAGGATGACTGTGGCGGACATTGCGACTATGTATTTGCGGATGGGACAGTCTTTAGAAGAGATTGCAGGTAAGTATAGACTGTCTTTGGCAGCCGTCTATGCAGCAATGGCATTTTATTTTGAAAATCGACAAGAGATCGACCAGCGAACGGCAGAAGCAGAAGCGTTTGCCGAGGCTGAACGGCAGAAGCAACCTTCCTTGCTCGACCAAAAGCTGAGGGCTGCCCGAGAGCATGCCTGA
- a CDS encoding type II toxin-antitoxin system VapC family toxin gives MADYLLDTNVLLRMSDRTSPMNLIAGRAAATLLVQSHQLFVTSQNIIEFWVVATRPVDVNGLGWSVEQTRAEVEQILNQFPQLEETPQIFSYWLNLVTTDQIQGKRVHDARLVAVMQAHAITHLLTFNPDDFSNSDNITVVHPQSILEATQD, from the coding sequence ATGGCAGATTATCTTCTTGATACCAACGTGTTGCTGCGAATGAGTGACCGCACCTCACCGATGAACCTGATTGCTGGTAGAGCCGCTGCCACTCTGCTAGTTCAAAGTCATCAATTATTTGTCACCAGTCAAAACATTATTGAGTTTTGGGTTGTTGCAACTCGTCCAGTCGATGTCAACGGTCTGGGCTGGAGCGTTGAACAAACTCGTGCTGAAGTTGAGCAAATTCTCAACCAGTTTCCACAGCTTGAAGAAACACCGCAAATATTTTCTTACTGGTTAAATCTAGTGACGACCGATCAAATTCAAGGAAAACGCGTCCATGATGCTCGATTGGTTGCGGTTATGCAGGCTCATGCCATCACTCACTTATTAACATTTAATCCAGATGATTTTAGCAATAGCGATAATATTACAGTTGTTCATCCCCAATCTATTTTAGAAGCGACCCAAGATTAG
- a CDS encoding toll/interleukin-1 receptor domain-containing protein, giving the protein MPHSSDNRSRSHVSTAFIRSNDVFISYSRKDKAFVETLEVAFRQASRDPWIDWDDIRKGEDWWQSIQRGIEQADTFVFILSPDSVASEVCRDEVEYATQCHKRFLPLVRREGFEMSRLHPSISRHNWLFFRETDDFKAAFQELLTALDTDLDYVHAHTRLLVRSHEWQTKGCDRSYLLRGTDLIEAQQWLTQGLNKEPRPTEGQVSYINASLEAKAARLKARQQAKWVVVLTTVLANLAFVSGGLYWLYTCVTDIAMDQAEETMRDTLTGAITGIDGDEFAALAALELPPDQDNPSDNPLYQRHQAWLQTINRIAPSALPVTYIPGANADEVLIIGDIAREGDVLGSLDPSYAYNFRELKSPDWQMLDGLQEISLNFDPYVDETGTWIAIYGPIENAAGEMVGAMELEYNAAYVEDIQGYIRSVISKACLIAAIWLAISSWLILRATRPPQEH; this is encoded by the coding sequence ATGCCTCATTCCTCTGATAATCGCTCCCGATCGCATGTGTCTACAGCATTCATCAGGAGCAATGATGTCTTTATTTCCTATTCCCGCAAAGATAAGGCCTTTGTGGAAACCTTAGAGGTGGCCTTTCGCCAGGCTAGCCGCGATCCCTGGATCGACTGGGACGACATCCGCAAGGGGGAAGACTGGTGGCAATCGATTCAGCGGGGCATCGAACAGGCCGATACTTTCGTCTTCATCCTCAGCCCTGATTCAGTGGCCTCTGAGGTCTGTCGTGACGAAGTGGAGTACGCCACCCAGTGTCATAAGCGGTTCTTGCCATTGGTGCGGCGGGAAGGCTTTGAGATGTCGCGGCTGCATCCCTCGATCTCTCGCCATAACTGGCTCTTTTTCCGCGAAACAGATGATTTCAAAGCCGCGTTTCAAGAGCTACTGACCGCCCTGGATACGGATTTGGACTATGTCCATGCCCATACGCGCCTGCTGGTGCGATCGCATGAGTGGCAGACCAAAGGATGCGATCGCAGCTATTTACTCAGGGGGACCGACCTGATCGAGGCCCAACAGTGGCTGACCCAGGGACTCAATAAAGAGCCTAGACCCACCGAGGGTCAGGTGTCCTACATCAACGCCAGCTTAGAGGCCAAGGCCGCCCGGCTGAAAGCCCGACAGCAGGCCAAGTGGGTGGTGGTCCTGACCACGGTATTAGCCAACCTGGCCTTTGTCAGTGGTGGGCTGTATTGGCTCTACACCTGCGTCACCGACATCGCTATGGACCAAGCCGAGGAGACCATGCGCGACACCCTGACGGGGGCCATCACTGGCATTGATGGTGATGAGTTTGCCGCCCTGGCAGCGCTAGAGCTACCCCCAGATCAAGACAATCCTAGTGATAATCCCCTGTATCAACGTCATCAGGCCTGGCTGCAAACTATCAATCGGATCGCCCCCTCGGCCTTACCGGTTACCTACATCCCGGGTGCCAATGCCGATGAGGTCTTGATCATTGGTGATATCGCCCGCGAGGGTGATGTACTGGGCAGTCTCGACCCGAGCTATGCCTACAACTTCCGCGAACTCAAGTCCCCGGATTGGCAGATGTTGGATGGTCTCCAGGAGATTAGCTTAAATTTCGATCCCTATGTCGATGAGACCGGCACCTGGATTGCCATCTATGGTCCGATCGAAAATGCGGCTGGCGAGATGGTCGGGGCCATGGAGCTGGAGTATAACGCCGCTTATGTCGAGGATATCCAAGGCTATATTCGCTCTGTTATCAGCAAAGCCTGCCTGATTGCCGCAATCTGGTTAGCGATTTCTAGCTGGCTGATTTTGCGAGCCACCCGGCCACCACAAGAACATTGA
- a CDS encoding DUF5615 family PIN-like protein, producing MPERIRFHLDENVDPDIALALKRMGIDVTTSQETNLLSRSDIAQLDFAISQSRVLVTHDDDFLILNSQGMEHFGIVYCRKDTKPIGYMIRMMIF from the coding sequence ATGCCTGAGCGAATTCGGTTCCATTTGGATGAAAATGTTGATCCAGACATTGCCTTAGCACTAAAACGAATGGGTATTGATGTAACGACTTCGCAGGAGACAAACCTCTTATCAAGGAGTGATATAGCTCAACTGGATTTTGCAATCTCGCAGTCACGCGTATTGGTAACCCATGATGATGATTTTCTTATCCTGAATAGCCAGGGTATGGAGCATTTTGGAATCGTCTATTGTCGGAAGGATACAAAGCCGATTGGCTATATGATTCGGATGATGATTTTTTAG
- the pyrC gene encoding dihydroorotase, producing MQTLTLTRPDDWHLHLRDGAALTAVLPYTVRQFARAIIMPNLKPPIRSAADAAAYRDRILAAIPEGQRFEPLMTLYLTDNTSPDDILRAKESQFIKAVKYYPAGATTNSDSGVTDIRKCDRIFAAMQQVDMPLLLHGEVTDNDVDTFDREKVFIERHLIPLKQRFPNLRVVLEHITTADAVQYVLSANTIAATITPHHLLFNRNALFQGGLRPHFYCLPILKREEHRQALLQAATSGNPKFFLGTDSAPHPRTSKESSCGCAGCFSALHALELYAEAFESVKALDKLEAFASFYGPDFYQLPRNTERISLSQTTWRVPDQVPFMESGLVPLGAGQEITWQMV from the coding sequence ATGCAAACGCTTACCCTCACCCGACCTGACGATTGGCATCTGCATCTCCGCGACGGTGCGGCACTGACAGCGGTTCTGCCCTACACGGTGCGTCAGTTTGCCCGCGCCATCATCATGCCGAACTTGAAGCCCCCTATCCGCTCGGCGGCAGATGCGGCAGCCTATCGCGATCGCATCCTCGCCGCCATTCCAGAGGGTCAACGGTTTGAGCCATTGATGACGCTCTACCTCACCGACAACACTAGCCCCGACGATATTCTCCGGGCGAAAGAATCGCAGTTTATCAAAGCGGTCAAGTACTACCCAGCCGGTGCAACGACCAACTCAGACTCCGGTGTGACGGATATTCGGAAATGCGATCGCATCTTTGCAGCGATGCAGCAGGTGGACATGCCGTTATTACTACACGGGGAAGTGACCGATAACGATGTTGATACGTTCGATCGCGAGAAGGTGTTTATCGAGCGACATTTAATCCCCCTGAAGCAGCGATTTCCCAACCTGCGGGTGGTGCTTGAGCATATCACCACCGCCGATGCGGTGCAGTATGTCCTGTCTGCCAACACCATCGCGGCAACAATTACGCCACACCATTTGTTGTTTAATCGTAATGCCCTGTTCCAAGGCGGCCTTCGCCCCCATTTTTATTGCCTGCCCATTTTGAAGCGGGAGGAGCATCGTCAGGCTTTGTTGCAAGCGGCAACGTCGGGGAATCCGAAGTTTTTTCTAGGTACTGATAGCGCTCCCCATCCCCGCACCAGCAAAGAAAGTTCCTGTGGCTGCGCGGGATGCTTTTCGGCGCTGCACGCCCTTGAGTTGTATGCCGAAGCATTTGAAAGCGTGAAAGCCCTAGATAAACTGGAGGCGTTCGCCAGCTTCTATGGCCCAGATTTCTATCAACTGCCGCGTAACACCGAGCGAATTAGCTTGTCCCAAACGACTTGGCGGGTCCCTGATCAAGTTCCATTTATGGAATCTGGGCTGGTACCGTTGGGGGCGGGGCAGGAAATCACATGGCAAATGGTATGA
- a CDS encoding DUF1636 family protein, whose translation MSNPNLFVCQSCNDAAHKRMKPSQGAQLLEQLNTLQSQDSPITIQPVDCLWMCSRACVVSVSAPNRPTYLFTDLPLAESAEALLWFGKLYHDSDDDDVPWKQFPEVLQASGIAKISPVPPSGDER comes from the coding sequence ATGTCAAACCCAAATTTATTTGTCTGCCAGTCTTGCAACGATGCCGCTCACAAACGCATGAAACCCTCCCAGGGCGCTCAACTGCTAGAGCAGCTCAACACTCTCCAATCCCAAGACTCACCCATCACCATTCAACCCGTCGATTGCCTGTGGATGTGCAGCAGAGCCTGTGTGGTTTCAGTCTCTGCCCCCAATCGGCCCACCTACCTGTTCACCGATCTGCCCCTCGCCGAAAGCGCCGAAGCCCTGCTCTGGTTTGGCAAACTTTATCACGACAGCGATGATGACGATGTCCCCTGGAAGCAGTTTCCTGAAGTGCTCCAAGCGAGTGGCATAGCCAAAATTTCCCCAGTTCCGCCATCAGGGGATGAGAGATAA